In Mucilaginibacter sp. KACC 22063, the genomic stretch TGTCGGCCGGGAAACTCACGATGGCTTCTGTATGAGCAAGGCTTATTAAATCGCCGGAGGTAGAATTACTGATAGGTGAAGCCTTTAATAAGCCTGCTTCAAAACTCAGCGTTACCAGCATGTGATAGGTGAGCTGCGGTTTAAAAGATACAGGACGGCTCAAAAATGCTTTGGCCGTCTTTTGTTTTTTGCCGATACAGGCATATAACCACTCACGGAAATAAAGCTGGTAGCATACAAACGTGGAGATAGGGTTACCGGGAAATGCAAATACAAGTGCTTCGTTGGGCATCACGCCAAATAAAAACGGCTTGCCTGGGCGTTGTGTAATGCCATGAAAGATGGTTTGCATGCCTAACTGCTTTAATACATTGGGCAGGTGATCAAACTTGCCTTTAGATACCGCACCCGACAGCATAATCACATCGTTAGATTGTACCAAGGTACTTAGCTGCGCCAGCATAGTTTGCGGATCATCGGCTATGTGATAGCGTTGTGCTTCAATGCCTTCTTGTTGCAGTTCAGCTAACAACATGTAACTGTTTGATTGCCTGATCTGGTGCGGAAGTGGTTGCTGATCAATCTCAACTAATTCATCGCCTGTGGCGCAAACGGCAACAGTAGGCAGCCTTTTTACTCTTACTTTTGTCAGCCCGGCTGCGGCTAAAAGCCCTGTAATTGCAGGAGTAATGGTTGTATCTGATTTGATTAAAATATCGCCTTGCTTACTGTCATTGCCTTGTGGATGAATGTTTTGAAAGACAGTTATTACATCGCTTTGAACTTTTGCAATTCCGCTGGTAATCTCACAAAGCTCATATTGAATCACAGCATCGCAACCAATGGGTAACATAGCCCCGGTCATCACTTCAAGGCAATTTAGCGGATCTTTAAGTGTTTGTTGCTCTTGTCCAGCTGCCTGTATGCCTTCAATCTTAAACTCGCGTTTGCCGGTTTTAAATGCTTCGCTGCTAATGGCTATCCCATCCATCGTTACGCGGTTAAAAGGTGGATAGTCACGGTCGGCGCTCACATCCTGGGCAAGGATACGGCCATTAGCATTAAGCAAATCAACATCATGCGCGCCAAAATCGCGCACCTGCATGTTTATCAGTTGTAAAGCTTTGGCTACGGAAATCATTTTAAGCGTTTTTAGGTTCGATGATAAATTGATCGCCAAGTTGATCAAACCAGGTTTCAATGCCGCCAATAACATTATATACTGTTGCATCTGGCTTTGCTTTGCTGATGACCTGTACCGCTCTGCTACTACGGCCACCAATTTCGCAAATGGTAATTATTGGTAAGTTATCCGGAAGCTCATCAGCCTTGTCATTTAACATCGATAGCGGTATGGATACAGAATCTTGTAAATGCTCTTGTGTAAACTCTTTTGCTTCTCGTACATCAACCAGCAAAAATGGCTTATCTGAGGTATACCATTCAAAAAGTTCATCAACTGTTAAACTGCCAGTAAAACCTGCTGAAGGTGTATCGTAGTCGGCTTGCAGCGATCTTATTGCTTTTTTATTTGGATCAGCTTTCAGTTTTATTTTGAGTTGCTCGTCATTATTAAAATCAAAAATTTGCAGATAGCCAGATAATGTTTTGCCAAGGCCGATAATAACTTTAACAGCTTGTAATGCCTGCTGGCAGCCAATAATCCCCGGAACAACACCTAAAACACCGGCTTCGTTACAGTTTGGTATTTCATTGCTTTGCGGCAATTCCAGGTAAACGCAGCGATAGGTAGGCCCATTATCATAATTAAAAACGCTTACATGCCCTTCCATTTGCTGAATAGCGCCATATACAAAAGGCTTGTTAAGTATTACGCAGGCATCGTTGATGAGGTAGCGGGTACCGAAATTGTCGCTGGCATCAATCACCAGATCGTAGCCTTTAATGGTATCAAGTGCATTGGCAACGCTAAGAAAGTAAGGATGACCCTTAAATATAATAGTACTGTTGAGCGCCTTAAGCTTAGGCAAAATGGCATCTGTCTTTAGCTGGCCTACTTCATTCTCGTTATAGATCACCTGGCGGTGCAGGTTGCTGAGACTTACCTTGTCGCCATCCATGATACCAATAGTGCCAACGCCCATGCCTGTAAGGTATTGCAGCGCAGGTACGCCCAAGCCACCCGCACCAATCACCAACACTTTAGCATCAGCAAGTTTTTGCTGTGCTTCATTTCCAAAGCCGTTGACTTGTAACTGCCTGCTGTAACGGTTCTCTGCCATTGATTACCCCCCTAAAACAGACATGGATGTGTGAATAGATTGCCGGCTTGCTGCTTCTGCAGCAAAGCCATCGCGTTCACGTTTGGCTACGGCGTTCAGTATGATCTGTTCCAATTCTTCGCCGCTTGCACCAGAGCGTATAAGGTCTCGCAGGTTT encodes the following:
- a CDS encoding molybdopterin molybdotransferase MoeA, whose protein sequence is MISVAKALQLINMQVRDFGAHDVDLLNANGRILAQDVSADRDYPPFNRVTMDGIAISSEAFKTGKREFKIEGIQAAGQEQQTLKDPLNCLEVMTGAMLPIGCDAVIQYELCEITSGIAKVQSDVITVFQNIHPQGNDSKQGDILIKSDTTITPAITGLLAAAGLTKVRVKRLPTVAVCATGDELVEIDQQPLPHQIRQSNSYMLLAELQQEGIEAQRYHIADDPQTMLAQLSTLVQSNDVIMLSGAVSKGKFDHLPNVLKQLGMQTIFHGITQRPGKPFLFGVMPNEALVFAFPGNPISTFVCYQLYFREWLYACIGKKQKTAKAFLSRPVSFKPQLTYHMLVTLSFEAGLLKASPISNSTSGDLISLAHTEAIVSFPADRQEFGTDEPFDLLLLN
- a CDS encoding HesA/MoeB/ThiF family protein, producing the protein MAENRYSRQLQVNGFGNEAQQKLADAKVLVIGAGGLGVPALQYLTGMGVGTIGIMDGDKVSLSNLHRQVIYNENEVGQLKTDAILPKLKALNSTIIFKGHPYFLSVANALDTIKGYDLVIDASDNFGTRYLINDACVILNKPFVYGAIQQMEGHVSVFNYDNGPTYRCVYLELPQSNEIPNCNEAGVLGVVPGIIGCQQALQAVKVIIGLGKTLSGYLQIFDFNNDEQLKIKLKADPNKKAIRSLQADYDTPSAGFTGSLTVDELFEWYTSDKPFLLVDVREAKEFTQEHLQDSVSIPLSMLNDKADELPDNLPIITICEIGGRSSRAVQVISKAKPDATVYNVIGGIETWFDQLGDQFIIEPKNA